The Mastacembelus armatus chromosome 20, fMasArm1.2, whole genome shotgun sequence DNA segment NNNNNNNNNNNNNNNNNNNNNNNNNNNNNNNNNNNNNNNNNNNNNNNNNNNNNNNNNNNNNNNNNNNNNNNNNNNNNNNNNNNNNNNNNNNNNNNNNNNNNNNNNNNNNNNNNNNNNNNNNNNNNNNNNNNNNNNNNNNNNNNNNNNNNNNNNNNNNNNNNNNNNNNNNNNNNNNNNNNNNNNNNNNNNNNNNNNNNNNNNNNNNNNNNNNNNNNNNNNNNNNNNNNNNNNNNNNNNNNNNNNNNNNNNNNNNNNNNNGTCCAGACCTGATCCTGTGaccttcagtcctgaacctggatcCTGAGACCCACAGTAAGAGACAGTTCCTACTGTAACCTGAGCTGAAGACGAGTCCGTGTTGGACTGGGGTTCAGAATGAGTAGAAGTAGGAGTCCTGGGTGGATCTTTACTGAGcgagcacaggaagaaaatatttcttcagaTATTTCACAGTTTGGAACGTCTTTATTTTGGGTTCTCACAATAAGTGTTTGTGAACTCAGTGTTGATTTTAGTGTCTCATTCCATCTGTTCACACTCAGTTTAAATTGGACTCAGGGCAGCTGGAGTTTGTCTCCAGAAACATCTGGAATTCAGCtggatttttgttatttcatcGTCAGAACAGGTTCCAACAAAAGGaggctcatactgtcactgtggactttaaagtttcctgcttgaAGTTTGTTGAAAAACTCAAACAAAAGtagaaacaataacacaactAACTGTTGACACTGGTCTCTGATCTCACCAGGGACTCACAATGGGACCAGAGGACATATTAGATATTCTAGAGGATCTGGGAaaagatgaatttaaaaagttcaagtGGTTCCTGGAGCAGGAAGGCATCAGAAGGAGCCAACTGGAGGTTGCAAGAAGACCTGACACTGTGAGTCTGATGGAGCAGAGATATGGACTTGATGGAGCTGTGGAGGTGACCAAAAAGGTGTTAGAGAAGATTCCCAGGAAGGACCTGGTGCAGAGTCTGTCAGACATCAGCTCAGGACCAGAAGGTCAGtaacagaaagaggaaaggacAGTGCTGATTTTTTAACAGAATTCAGGTTTTACCAGTTAGACTTTAATCCTGTCCAACAACCAGACAGTGGACTTGTTGAAATTCACTGAACTGGAATTTGCTTGAAAGTTCAGAAGGTTCATGCTGTGATTTAAGATGATATCACGttagtgatgaaaacattacactggTGCTGTTCTAAGAGAAAATCCTGGTCTTGGCTGGTGTTTCATTTGGAGCAGGAAGACATGCAGTGTTGTCCACCTGAGTCTGAACATGTAGCCATTAACAATTACACTAAACCAAATCCACATGAATgtaactgtgaaaaaaaatcagacaccCCCCTTTGTCTCTCAGCAGGACCCCTCTGGTCTCAGACGTCTGAGGCTCACCCTCCTCAGgacccttcagcagctcctcacactaaaggtaaatctgcttgttttgaaTCAGTGGAAGACACAGATCACATCCCTGGACAGATGGATCAGACATGATAAGGCTGTAATTACAGTCACATAGTAAAAAGAAGCTGTAGACATGTGCACTAATGCTTTTATGTTCTTCCCCATCTCTGTTTGGCTCAGTTGTGGAGGTTCCAGTACCAGAGCCACAGTCCATCACATACTATCAGGAGATGCTCCAGTCAAACCTCAAAGACAGGttcatgtgtgcaacacaagGATGGACAGAGAATAAGGATAAGCAGCGTCTGGATGAGATCTACACTGAACTGTACATCACAGCTGGAGCCTCCATACACATCAGCGAACAGCACGAGGTCAGGAAGGTTGAGATGGCAGGGAAGAAAACCGATACAGAGAAACCAGTGAAACCCAGTGACATGTTCAAACCTCTTCCTGAGCAATACAGacccataaaaacagtgatGACCAATGGGATCGCAGGAATTGGAAAAACATTTCTTGTGCACAAGTTTGTgttggactgggctgaaggacGAACCAATCAGGACGTGGATCTGCTTTTCCCCCTCACTCTACGTCACCTGAATCCACTGAAGGGAGACCAGTTCAGTCTGGCAGAGCTCCTGCATGAATGTATTAAGGAAACTGTTGGGATCAAGGAGGAGGCTCTGAATTTCAtctttcaaaagctgcagtcatcAGGAAACACCAACTATGACAAGAGTGAATTCAAGctcctgtttattttggatggaCTGGATGAGAGTCGCCACCAGCTGGACTGTAGTACCAATAAAACTCAGAGACTTAAATTTGAAGTGacagagtccacctcagtggaCGAGCTGCTGACAAGCCTCATTagggggaaactgcttccctccgctcgcctctggataaccaccagacctgcagcagccaatcaggtcCACCCAGATTTTGTGGACAtagtgacagaggtcagagggttcacagaccaacagaaggaggagtacttcaggaagaggttcacaGATGAGGAGCGGTCCAATAAAGTCATTTCCCACATCAAGAgctcacgaagcctccacatcatgtgtcacatcccggtcttctgctggatcactgctacagttctggaggatctgttggaaaccagagaggtggaagagctgcccaagaccctgactgagatgtacGCAGAGCTCCTGTGGTTTCAGGTCaaacagaggaaagagaaataCGGTCCAGAA contains these protein-coding regions:
- the LOC113121983 gene encoding protein NLRC3-like gives rise to the protein MGPEDILDILEDLGKDEFKKFKWFLEQEGIRRSQLEVARRPDTVSLMEQRYGLDGAVEVTKKVLEKIPRKDLVQSLSDISSGPEGPLWSQTSEAHPPQDPSAAPHTKVVEVPVPEPQSITYYQEMLQSNLKDRFMCATQGWTENKDKQRLDEIYTELYITAGASIHISEQHEVRKVEMAGKKTDTEKPVKPSDMFKPLPEQYRPIKTVMTNGIAGIGKTFLVHKFVLDWAEGRTNQDVDLLFPLTLRHLNPLKGDQFSLAELLHECIKETVGIKEEALNFIFQKLQSSGNTNYDKSEFKLLFILDGLDESRHQLDCSTNKTQRLKFEVTESTSVDELLTSLIRGKLLPSARLWITTRPAAANQVHPDFVDIVTEVRGFTDQQKEEYFRKRFTDEERSNKVISHIKSSRSLHIMCHIPVFCWITATVLEDLLETREVEELPKTLTEMYAELLWFQVKQRKEKYGPEGSEKCFQDIKSLAKLAFQQLEEGNLVFYEKDLKESGIDVSEASVYSGVFTEIFKEERGRKNKDRMFSFVHLSVQEFLAAVYMVYCYKDRKTQVLKKFLGECNQQCSSKSFLEKIVKHFGNLPLDHFLLGAMEKSLQSKSGHLDLFVRFLHGLCLETNQRVLGGLLDFMAVNSQRLTVKSWPQL